In a single window of the Ancylobacter polymorphus genome:
- a CDS encoding MarR family winged helix-turn-helix transcriptional regulator: MNANANANANPPVPLDDQLCYAIYSVGMAIQRVYKPLLDQLGLTYPQYLVLNVLWREDKLTVGGIAEKLALESSTLTPLLKRLEAGGLLRRTRNPDNERQVVVALTDEGRALKSKAGCLGNALLLASGQSPAQLGAMNRDMRDLRDALYTHLGDWSAPS; encoded by the coding sequence ATGAACGCCAACGCCAACGCCAACGCCAATCCGCCCGTGCCGCTCGACGACCAGCTCTGCTACGCCATTTACTCGGTCGGCATGGCCATCCAGCGCGTCTACAAGCCCCTGCTCGACCAGCTTGGGCTGACCTATCCGCAATATCTTGTGCTCAATGTGCTGTGGCGGGAGGACAAGCTCACCGTCGGTGGCATCGCGGAGAAGCTGGCGCTTGAATCGAGCACACTCACGCCGCTTCTCAAGCGGCTTGAAGCCGGGGGCCTGCTGCGTCGCACCCGCAATCCCGACAATGAGCGCCAGGTCGTCGTTGCACTCACCGATGAAGGCCGCGCGCTCAAGAGCAAGGCGGGGTGTCTCGGGAATGCGCTGTTGCTGGCATCCGGTCAAAGTCCGGCGCAGCTCGGTGCGATGAACCGCGACATGCGCGATCTGCGCGACGCGCTCTATACCCATCTCGGCGACTGGTCCGCGCCGAGTTGA
- a CDS encoding 4'-phosphopantetheinyl transferase superfamily protein — protein MAAPPAPGSFRRAAPFALEVDGRRFDGAMALVAAPLAELEAAAPDDLAPDEAALLTERLAPARRQSLLAGRRAAKDALGLLAPELNRRDIRVLPGLFGQPVVTMPGRANVQVTLAHAGAAALALAHPEACPMGVDLERFVPAHLGALREQTTAREREAVRVAMPGEEGLQLLLLWSLKEALSKALRTGLTVPFALLEVTHLSPVPGGLTAQFSNFVQYEGLAFAANPFVAAVVRPRLALWREGKGSALPVRLRDWLGALATLG, from the coding sequence ATGGCAGCGCCTCCTGCCCCCGGCAGCTTTCGCCGCGCCGCCCCCTTCGCTCTCGAAGTCGACGGCCGGCGCTTTGATGGCGCGATGGCGCTCGTGGCGGCGCCGCTCGCCGAACTCGAAGCGGCCGCGCCCGACGACCTTGCGCCCGACGAGGCGGCGCTGCTAACAGAACGCCTGGCTCCCGCCCGGCGCCAGTCATTGCTCGCCGGGCGCCGGGCCGCCAAGGACGCGCTCGGCCTTCTCGCCCCCGAGCTTAATCGTCGCGACATCCGAGTCCTGCCCGGCCTGTTCGGGCAGCCTGTGGTGACGATGCCCGGGCGGGCCAATGTGCAGGTGACCTTGGCTCATGCCGGCGCAGCGGCGCTTGCGCTTGCGCATCCCGAGGCTTGCCCCATGGGGGTGGATCTCGAACGTTTCGTGCCCGCGCATCTCGGCGCCTTGCGGGAGCAGACAACGGCGCGCGAGCGTGAGGCGGTGCGCGTCGCCATGCCGGGGGAAGAAGGGCTGCAGCTCTTGCTGCTGTGGAGCCTGAAGGAGGCGCTTTCCAAGGCGCTGCGGACCGGACTGACCGTGCCCTTCGCCCTGTTGGAAGTGACCCACCTTTCCCCGGTGCCGGGCGGCCTCACGGCGCAGTTCTCGAACTTCGTGCAGTATGAGGGACTTGCCTTCGCGGCTAATCCCTTCGTCGCAGCGGTGGTGCGTCCGCGCCTGGCGCTGTGGCGCGAGGGGAAGGGCAGCGCCCTGCCCGTCCGGCTGCGCGACTGGCTCGGCGCGCTCGCCACGCTCGGGTGA
- a CDS encoding efflux RND transporter permease subunit — translation MAFTDHFVRRPVLSLVVSALILVIGLRAMVGLPILQYPAMQNGVVTVTTTYAGADADIIAGFITSPLENVIAQANGIDYMTSSSQTGVSTITVNLRLNYNTGDALTEISTKVNSVLSQLPNGTQQPVLELKTGSTIDAMYIAFSSTVLAENQVTDYVARVVQPKLQAVAGVQVAEILGGKNFALRAWLDPDKLAALGLTATDVATALETNDYIAGLGTTKGRLIQVKLSAATNLHSAEEFRQLIIKNVDGAVIRLKDVAEVELGSDDYDSRTSFNGKGAVYIGIQVAPSANLLSVIGEVRSILPGIFADLPTGLTGTVLYDATDFVNTSIHEVVVSLFQAALIVTLVVFVFLGSWRSVFIPIVAIPLSLVGSFALMLAFGFSINLLTLLALVLAIGLVVDDAIIVVEGVNRHMEQGLSPKDAAMAAARELAGPIVAMTAVLIAVYVPVGFQGGLTGSLFTEFAFTLVAAVMVSAVIALTLSPMSCAYLLAPYDPAARTVEARMVRAIDGAMKAVTRVYRAALSASLHVLPLTVLFGALVLSSIYWLYSNSTSQLAPPEDEGVILTMMTAAPNATLEQREFYVQKIYDILDKRPETDLVFQIDMPGQVIGGWVLKPWDERSVSALQLAPLIQQEFNKIAGVRVAAFQLPPLPGSSGLPIQFVLKSNDSYERLYEASQNFLTEAMKSGKFIFLDSDMKIDQPHAAIHFDRDKVSSLGLNMSDVGAAMATMLGGNYANYFDLGGRSYKVIPQVKQQHRLNTDQLLNYYIKASDGTSVPLSTIAWIEMKTVPQSLNHFQQLNSATISGIPMPGVSDGEALDELKAISARALPAGYSYGFAGASRQLEQESGGFVTTFALALVIIFLALASLFNSFRDPLVILVSVPMSLAGALVFIWLGIGGATINIYTQVGLVTLMGLVSKHGILMVEVANTLRQQGLAKREAVIEAASIRLRPILMTTAAMVLGVTPLIIATGAGANSRYNMGLVIASGLSIGTLFTLFVVPAFYLLLSHSDEPAPATADARA, via the coding sequence ATGGCCTTTACCGATCACTTCGTCCGCCGCCCGGTGCTCTCGCTGGTGGTGAGCGCGCTGATTCTGGTGATTGGCCTCCGCGCCATGGTCGGCCTGCCGATCCTGCAATATCCGGCGATGCAGAACGGCGTGGTGACCGTCACCACCACCTATGCCGGCGCCGACGCCGACATCATTGCCGGCTTCATCACCTCGCCGCTGGAGAACGTGATCGCCCAGGCGAACGGCATCGACTACATGACCTCGTCGAGCCAGACCGGCGTCAGCACCATCACCGTCAATCTGCGCCTGAACTACAATACCGGCGACGCCCTCACCGAGATCAGCACCAAGGTCAACTCGGTGCTAAGCCAGCTTCCGAACGGCACCCAGCAGCCGGTGCTGGAACTGAAGACCGGCTCCACCATCGACGCGATGTACATCGCCTTCTCCAGCACCGTGCTCGCGGAGAATCAGGTCACGGACTATGTCGCCCGCGTGGTGCAGCCGAAGCTCCAGGCGGTGGCTGGCGTGCAGGTGGCGGAAATCCTCGGCGGCAAGAACTTCGCGCTGCGGGCCTGGCTTGATCCGGACAAGCTCGCCGCGCTCGGCCTGACCGCGACCGATGTCGCCACCGCGCTGGAGACCAATGACTACATCGCCGGCCTCGGCACCACCAAGGGCCGGCTGATCCAGGTGAAGCTCTCCGCCGCGACCAATCTTCACTCGGCCGAGGAGTTCCGCCAGCTCATCATCAAGAATGTCGACGGCGCGGTGATCCGCCTCAAGGACGTGGCCGAGGTTGAGCTGGGCAGCGACGATTACGATTCGCGCACCAGCTTCAACGGCAAGGGCGCCGTCTATATCGGCATCCAGGTGGCGCCGTCGGCCAATCTCTTGAGCGTCATCGGCGAGGTGCGCTCGATCCTGCCCGGCATCTTCGCCGACCTGCCGACCGGCCTCACCGGGACGGTGCTCTATGACGCGACGGATTTCGTCAACACCTCCATCCATGAAGTGGTCGTCTCGCTGTTCCAGGCAGCGCTGATCGTGACGCTGGTGGTGTTCGTGTTCCTCGGCTCCTGGCGCTCGGTGTTCATCCCCATCGTCGCCATCCCGCTCTCGCTGGTCGGCAGCTTCGCGCTGATGCTGGCCTTCGGCTTCTCCATCAACCTGCTCACCTTGCTGGCGCTGGTGCTCGCCATCGGCCTCGTCGTAGACGACGCGATCATCGTGGTGGAGGGCGTGAACCGCCACATGGAGCAGGGCCTCTCGCCGAAGGACGCGGCCATGGCCGCCGCCCGCGAACTGGCGGGGCCGATCGTCGCCATGACGGCGGTGCTGATCGCCGTCTATGTGCCGGTCGGCTTCCAGGGCGGGCTCACCGGCTCGCTGTTCACCGAGTTCGCCTTCACCCTGGTGGCGGCGGTGATGGTGTCGGCGGTTATCGCGCTCACCCTGTCGCCGATGAGCTGCGCCTATCTGCTTGCCCCCTATGACCCCGCCGCCCGCACGGTCGAGGCGCGGATGGTGCGCGCTATCGACGGCGCCATGAAAGCGGTCACCCGGGTCTACCGCGCCGCGCTCTCGGCCTCGCTGCATGTGCTGCCGCTCACCGTTCTGTTCGGCGCGCTGGTGCTGTCGAGCATCTACTGGCTCTACTCCAACTCCACCTCCCAGCTCGCGCCGCCGGAGGATGAGGGCGTCATCCTGACCATGATGACGGCGGCACCGAACGCGACGCTGGAGCAGCGCGAATTCTACGTGCAGAAGATCTACGACATTCTCGACAAGCGGCCGGAAACCGATCTCGTCTTCCAGATCGACATGCCCGGACAGGTCATCGGCGGCTGGGTGCTCAAGCCGTGGGACGAGCGCAGCGTGTCGGCGCTGCAGCTGGCGCCGCTGATCCAGCAGGAATTCAACAAGATCGCCGGCGTGCGCGTCGCCGCCTTCCAGCTGCCGCCCCTGCCCGGCAGCAGCGGCCTGCCGATCCAGTTCGTGCTGAAGTCCAATGACAGCTATGAGCGGCTCTACGAGGCGTCGCAGAACTTCCTCACCGAGGCGATGAAGAGCGGCAAGTTCATCTTCCTCGACAGCGACATGAAGATCGACCAGCCGCACGCCGCCATCCATTTCGACCGCGACAAGGTCTCGTCGCTCGGCCTCAACATGAGCGATGTCGGCGCGGCGATGGCGACCATGCTGGGTGGCAATTACGCCAATTATTTCGACCTCGGCGGCCGGTCGTACAAGGTCATCCCGCAGGTGAAGCAGCAGCACCGGCTCAACACCGACCAGCTGCTGAACTACTATATCAAGGCGTCGGACGGCACCTCGGTCCCGCTCTCGACCATTGCCTGGATCGAGATGAAGACCGTCCCGCAATCGCTCAACCATTTCCAGCAGCTGAACTCCGCGACCATTTCCGGCATCCCCATGCCGGGCGTCTCGGATGGCGAGGCGCTGGACGAGCTGAAAGCGATCTCCGCGCGTGCTCTGCCGGCCGGCTACAGCTATGGCTTTGCCGGTGCCTCGCGCCAGCTGGAGCAAGAATCGGGCGGTTTCGTCACCACCTTCGCGCTGGCGCTGGTCATCATCTTCCTGGCGCTGGCGTCGCTGTTCAACAGCTTCCGCGATCCGCTCGTCATCCTGGTATCGGTGCCGATGTCGCTGGCCGGTGCGCTGGTGTTCATCTGGCTCGGTATTGGCGGGGCGACGATCAACATCTACACCCAGGTTGGCCTCGTCACGCTCATGGGGCTGGTGAGCAAGCACGGCATCCTGATGGTGGAAGTGGCCAACACGCTGCGCCAGCAAGGGCTCGCCAAGCGCGAGGCGGTGATCGAGGCCGCCAGCATCCGCCTACGGCCGATCCTGATGACGACGGCCGCCATGGTGCTGGGCGTCACGCCGCTGATTATCGCCACCGGCGCGGGTGCCAATTCGCGCTACAATATGGGCCTCGTCATCGCCTCCGGCCTTTCCATCGGCACGCTGTTCACCCTGTTCGTGGTGCCGGCCTTCTACCTGTTGCTGAGCCACAGCGACGAGCCCGCGCCGGCCACCGCCGATGCGCGCGCGTGA
- a CDS encoding efflux RND transporter periplasmic adaptor subunit, whose translation MSKPRVIMWLAVAALAGAAFYVTKDRFAPGAAPPHGSAPAQTVAAQTAQKQSWQPTMELVGELVASEGADLSLQVSGVVESLSFESGQTVKAGTPLLQLVAEDQIAKLASLKATAELNAIILKRDIEQLKIKAVSQATVDTDEANLKNSQALVKQQEALVSYYTLKAPFAGRLGIRNVDLGEYLSAGTSVVTLQALDPLFADFFVPQKFFGTLNVGEPVKVMVDAYPGQSFAGTVSAINSKVESGSRNVKVRATLANPDSKLVPGMFARISLDVGAAEDFVTLPQTAIVANPYGSTVFVLEKTADGKGLVARETFVKLGEARGDFVAVVSGLTEGETVVVAGQIKLRNGTPAVIDNSHLPKFELNPTVSD comes from the coding sequence GTGAGCAAACCGCGTGTGATCATGTGGCTGGCCGTCGCCGCCCTTGCCGGCGCGGCCTTCTATGTCACGAAGGACCGCTTTGCCCCCGGTGCCGCGCCGCCGCATGGCAGTGCCCCGGCCCAGACGGTGGCGGCACAGACCGCGCAGAAGCAGAGCTGGCAACCCACCATGGAACTGGTGGGCGAACTGGTGGCCTCCGAGGGCGCCGACCTCTCGCTGCAGGTCTCCGGCGTCGTGGAATCGCTGTCCTTCGAATCCGGCCAGACGGTGAAAGCCGGCACGCCGCTGCTGCAACTGGTCGCCGAGGACCAGATCGCCAAGCTCGCCTCGCTCAAGGCCACCGCCGAGCTCAACGCCATCATCCTGAAGCGCGACATCGAGCAACTGAAGATCAAGGCGGTGAGCCAGGCCACGGTGGACACGGACGAGGCCAATCTGAAGAACTCGCAGGCGCTGGTGAAGCAGCAGGAGGCGCTGGTCTCCTACTACACGCTCAAAGCGCCGTTCGCGGGCCGGCTTGGCATCCGCAATGTCGATCTCGGCGAATATCTCAGCGCCGGCACCTCCGTCGTCACGCTGCAGGCGCTCGATCCGCTCTTCGCCGACTTCTTCGTGCCCCAGAAGTTCTTCGGTACATTGAACGTGGGCGAACCGGTGAAAGTGATGGTCGATGCCTATCCCGGCCAGTCCTTCGCCGGCACGGTGAGCGCGATCAATTCCAAGGTCGAGAGCGGCAGCCGCAACGTGAAAGTGCGGGCCACGCTGGCCAATCCGGACAGCAAGCTGGTGCCCGGCATGTTCGCCCGGATCAGTCTCGATGTCGGTGCGGCCGAAGACTTCGTCACCCTGCCGCAGACGGCCATCGTCGCCAATCCCTATGGCTCGACCGTGTTCGTGCTGGAGAAAACAGCCGATGGCAAGGGGCTGGTGGCGCGGGAGACCTTCGTCAAGCTGGGTGAGGCGCGCGGCGACTTCGTCGCCGTCGTCTCCGGCCTCACCGAGGGCGAGACGGTCGTGGTCGCCGGCCAGATCAAGCTGCGCAACGGCACGCCGGCGGTGATCGACAACAGCCATCTGCCCAAGTTCGAGCTCAATCCGACCGTGTCGGACTGA
- a CDS encoding efflux transporter outer membrane subunit, with translation MGDGAIRDTERHRPAQDAAHRAAPGARGRLSALVGVLLLGGCMVGPNFQAPPPPPVSGYTVEPRPKPAMATDVAGGAPQSFVTALDVGGQWWQEFNSPQINAFVEEAVRNHPDVRAAQYALRAARETALQVRGQFLPQVTGNVSATREQITAASGGTTGAPTLYNLYETTVDVSYTLDLFGGIRRQVESADAQAQYQRFEMEATYLTLIANVITSAITDASLRDQIAATQAIVEAETDQLRRVQRQFEVGAVSQADVLAQQTTLAQTQATLPPLQKQLAQGRNQLMAYLGRLPSEDRGESVSLRSLRLPRKLPVSLPSDLVRQRPDIRQAEATLHEAAATVGVNTANLLPQITLTPSVSSQALEVGQLFTPNGLAWTAAASIAQTLMDGGQLYRTKEASVATFEQDYALYQSTVLTAFQNVADALRAVQYDAGTLRAQALAEQSALDSLKMAQEQFKVGAIGYAIVIEAQQAYQNAVIARIQAQALRYNDTVALFQALGGGWWNRVDETADAAPRNGGYFEGPDGPALAATRPGLPDLPPTPEPGTAKETSR, from the coding sequence ATGGGGGACGGCGCGATTCGCGACACAGAGAGACATCGACCGGCGCAAGACGCCGCGCACCGGGCGGCGCCCGGGGCGCGCGGGCGGTTGAGCGCGCTTGTCGGCGTCCTGCTGCTCGGCGGCTGTATGGTGGGTCCGAACTTCCAGGCACCGCCGCCCCCGCCCGTCAGCGGCTACACGGTGGAACCGCGGCCCAAGCCGGCCATGGCGACCGATGTGGCCGGCGGCGCGCCGCAAAGCTTCGTCACCGCGCTCGATGTCGGTGGACAGTGGTGGCAGGAGTTCAACTCGCCGCAGATCAACGCTTTCGTCGAAGAGGCGGTGCGCAACCATCCCGATGTCCGGGCGGCGCAATATGCGCTGCGCGCCGCGCGGGAAACCGCGCTGCAGGTGCGCGGGCAGTTCCTGCCGCAGGTCACCGGCAATGTCTCGGCGACGCGTGAACAGATCACCGCCGCCTCGGGCGGCACGACGGGCGCACCAACGCTCTACAATCTCTATGAGACGACGGTCGACGTGTCCTACACACTCGATCTATTCGGCGGCATTCGTCGGCAGGTCGAATCCGCCGATGCGCAGGCGCAGTATCAGCGCTTCGAGATGGAAGCGACCTATCTCACCCTCATCGCCAATGTGATCACCTCCGCCATCACCGACGCCTCGCTGCGCGACCAGATCGCGGCGACGCAGGCGATCGTCGAGGCGGAGACCGACCAGCTGCGCCGCGTCCAGCGCCAGTTCGAGGTGGGTGCCGTATCGCAGGCCGACGTGCTTGCCCAGCAGACGACGCTGGCGCAGACCCAGGCCACCCTGCCGCCGCTGCAGAAGCAGCTGGCGCAGGGCCGTAACCAGCTCATGGCCTATCTCGGCCGGCTGCCCAGCGAGGATCGCGGCGAAAGCGTCAGTCTCCGCAGCCTGCGCCTGCCGCGCAAGCTGCCGGTGAGCTTGCCCTCCGACCTCGTGCGGCAGCGCCCCGACATCCGCCAGGCGGAAGCGACGCTGCATGAGGCGGCGGCGACGGTGGGGGTCAACACGGCGAATCTGCTGCCGCAGATCACCCTCACCCCCTCGGTGAGTTCGCAGGCGCTCGAGGTGGGCCAGCTGTTCACCCCGAACGGCCTCGCCTGGACCGCCGCCGCCAGCATCGCCCAGACGCTGATGGACGGCGGGCAACTCTACCGCACCAAGGAGGCGAGCGTCGCCACCTTCGAGCAGGACTATGCGCTCTATCAAAGCACGGTGCTCACCGCCTTCCAGAACGTGGCGGACGCGCTGCGCGCCGTGCAATACGACGCCGGCACGCTGCGCGCCCAGGCATTGGCGGAGCAGTCGGCGCTCGACAGCCTGAAGATGGCGCAGGAACAGTTCAAGGTCGGCGCCATCGGCTATGCCATCGTGATCGAGGCGCAGCAGGCCTATCAGAACGCCGTCATCGCCCGCATCCAGGCCCAGGCGCTGCGCTACAACGACACGGTGGCGCTGTTCCAGGCGCTGGGTGGCGGCTGGTGGAACCGCGTCGACGAGACGGCCGACGCCGCGCCGCGCAATGGCGGCTATTTCGAAGGGCCGGACGGCCCCGCGCTCGCCGCCACCCGTCCGGGCCTGCCCGACCTGCCACCGACGCCGGAGCCCGGCACTGCCAAGGAGACATCCCGGTGA